One segment of Pan paniscus chromosome 20, NHGRI_mPanPan1-v2.0_pri, whole genome shotgun sequence DNA contains the following:
- the IQCN gene encoding IQ domain-containing protein N isoform X1, translating into MTLQGRADLSRNQGSAAGRPATVHEPVVTPWAVHPPAPAHPSLPDKMEKAPPQPQHEGLKSKKHLPQQPAEAKTASRRVPRLRAVVESQAFKNILVDEMDMMHARAATLIQANWRGYWLRQKLISQMMAAKAIQEAWRRFNKRHILHSSKSLVKKTRAEEGDIPYHAPQQVRFQHPEENRLLSPPIMVNKETQFPSCDNLVLCRPQSSPLLQPPAAQGTPEPCVQAPHAARVRGVAFLPHQMVTIRFPCPVSLDAKCQPCLLTRTIRSTCLIHIEGDSVKTKHVTARTNKAGAPETPLSRRYDQAVTKPSRAQTQGPVKAETPKAPFQICPGPMITKTLLQTYPVVSVTLPQTYPASMMTTTLPKTSPVPKVTITKTPAQMYPGPTVTKTAPHTCPMPTMTKIQVHPTASRTGTPRQTCPATITAKNQPQVSLLASIMNSLPQVCPGPAMAKTPPQMHPVTTSAKNPLQTCLSATMSKASSQRSPVGVTKPSLQTRLAAMITKTPAQLRSVATILKTLCLASPTAANVKAPPQVAVAAGTPNASGSIHENPPKAKAAVNVKQAAKAVKASSASYLAEGRIRCLAQPHPGTGVPRAAAKLPLEAEKIKTGPQEQVKTDMPFKTSVAVEMAGAPSWTKVAEEGDKPPHVYVPVDMAVTLPRGQLAAPLTNASSQRHPPCLSQRLLAAPLTKASSQGHLPTELTKTPSLAHLDTCLSKMHSQTHVATGAMKVQSQAPLATCLTKTQSRGQPITDITTCLIPAHQAADLSSNTHSQVLLTGSKVSNHTCQRLGGLSAPPWAKPEDRQTQPQPHRHVPGKTTQGGPCLAACEVQGMLVPLMAPTRHSTCNVESWGDNGATRAQPSMPGQAVPCQEDTVSSLLASLCAEVAGVLASQEDLRTLLAKALSQGEVWAALNQALSKEVLGATVTKALPQSMLSMALVKALSWSELRLTLSRAVSRGELRAELTKVMQGKLAEVLSKALTEEEWAALSQALCQGELGALLSQSWCRVALRTGTILPKAASKSTGSGVTKTLALVEVACRRSPSAAWGPSLGPVRPQTSKGPADAGVVGGQSWNRAWEPARGAASWDTRRNKAVVPPRRSGEPMVSMQAAEEIRILAVITIQAGIRGYLVRRRIRLWHRGATVIQATWRGCRVRRNLAHLCRATTTIQSAWRGYSTRRDQARHRQMLHPVTWVELGSRAGVMSDRSWFQDGRARTVSDHRCFQSCQAHACSVCHSLSSRIGSPPSVVMLVGSSPRTCHTCGRTQPTRVVQGMGRGAEGPGAVSWASAYQRAALSPRQPHRQDKAATAIQSTWRGFKIRQQMRQQQMAAKIVQATWRGHHTRSCLKNTEALLGPADPWASSRHMHWPGV; encoded by the exons GGGGCTATTGGCTCCGGCAGAAGCTGATTTCCCAGATGATGGCGGCCAAGGCCATCCAGGAGGCCTGGCGGCGCTTCAACAAGAGACACATCCTTCACTCCAGCAAGTCGTTGGTAAAGAAAACGAGGGCGGAGGAGGGGGACATACCTTATCACGCCCCGCAGCAGGTGCGCTTCCAGCATCCGGAAGAGAACCGTCTTCTGTCCCCGCCCATCATGGTGAACAAGGAGACCCAGTTCCCTTCCTGTGACAATCTGGTCCTCTGCAGACCCCAGTCGTCCCCCCTCCTGCAGCCCCCAGCAGCTCAAGGTACCCCAGAGCCCTGTGTGCAGGCTCCTCATGCTGCCAGAGTCCGGGGGGTGGCCTTCCTGCCACACCAGATGGTCACCATCAGATTTCCCTGCCCAGTGAGTCTGGACGCAAAATGCCAGCCATGCCTGCTGACCAGAACCATCAGAAGCACCTGCCTCATCCACATAGAGGGTGACTCAGTGAAGACCAAACATGTAACTGCCCGGACCAACAAAGCCGGAGCTCCGGAGACACCATTGTCCAGAAGGTATGACCAGGCAGTTACGAAACCATCCAGAGCCCAAACCCAGGGCCCTGTGAAAGCAGAGACCCCCAAAGCCCCCTTCCAGATATGTCCAGGGCCCATGATCACCAAGACTCTACTCCAGACATATCCAGTGGTCTCCGTGACCCTGCCGCAGACATATCCAGCGTCCATGATGACCACCACCCTACCCAAGACTAGCCCAGTTCCCAAAGTAACAATAACCAAGACCCCAGCCCAGATGTATCCGGGGCCCACAGTGACCAAAACTGCACCTCACACATGCCCCATGCCCACAATGACCAAGATCCAGGTACAccccacagcctccagaactggcaCCCCACGGCAGACATGCCCTGCGACCATCACGGCAAAGAACCAACCTCAGGTTTCCCTTCTGGCTTCCATCATGAACAGCCTGCCCCAGGTATGCCCAGGGCCTGCGATGGCAAAGACGCCACCCCAGATGCACCCGGTCACCACCTCAGCCAAAAACCCATTGCAAACATGTCTGTCAGCCACAATGTCCAAGGCTTCATCCCAGAGGAGCCCAGTTGGGGTGACCAAGCCCTCACTCCAGACTCGCCTGGCAGCCATGATAACCAAGACCCCAGCCCAGTTACGCTCGGTGGCCACCATCCTCAAGACTCTGTGTCTGGCCTCTCCAACAGCGGCAAATGTCAAGGCTCCACCCCAAGTGGCGGTAGCAGCCGGAACTCCCAACGCCTCAGGCTCCATCCATGAGAACCCACCCAAGGCCAAGGCCGCCGTGAATGTGAAGCAGGCTGCAAAGGCGGTGAAAGCCTCGTCCGCCTCCTATTTGGCTGAGGGGAGGATCAGGTGCCTGGCTCAACCACATCCGGGAACTGGGGTCCCCAGGGCTGCAGCTAAGCTTCCTTTGGAAGCTGAGAAAATCAAGACTGGCCCCCAGGAACAGGTGAAAACAGACATGCCATTTAAGACCAGTGTGGCAGTGGAAATGGCTGGGGCTCCATCCTGGACAAAAGTTGCTGAGGAAGGGGACAAGCCACCTCACGTGTATGTGCCTGTAGACATGGCTGTCACCCTGCCCCGGGGACAGCTGGCTGCCCCACTGACCAATGCCTCATCCCAGAGACATCCACCCTGCCTGTCCCAGAGACTGCTGGCCGCCCCGCTGACCAAGGCCTCATCTCAGGGACATCTGCCCACTGAGCTGACCAAGACCCCATCCCTGGCCCATCTGGACACCTGTCTGAGCAAGATGCATTCCCAGACACATGTGGCCACAGGTGCCATGAAGGTCCAATCCCAAGCGCCTCTAGCCACCTGTCTGACCAAGACGCAGTCCCGGGGGCAGCCGATCACAGACATAACCACGTGCCTCATCCCAGCGCACCAGGCTGCTGATCTCAGCAGCAACACCCACTCCCAGGTGCTCCTAACAGGGTCCAAGGTGTCCAACCACACCTGCCAGCGCCTCGGTGGCCTCAGCGCCCCACCCTGGGCCAAGCCAGAGGACAGACAGACCCAGCCACAGCCCCACAGACACGTGCCGGGGAAGACCACTCAGGGGGGACCATGCCTGGCAGCCTGTGAGGTCCAGGGTATGCTGGTGCCGCTGATGGCACCCACCAGACATTCCACATGCAATGTTGAGTCCTGGGGAGACAACGGAGCCACACGTGCCCAGCCATCAATGCCCGGCCAGGCGGTGCCCTGCCAGGAGGACACGGTAAGCTCCCTGCTGGCCTCCTTGTGTGCTGAAGTAGCTGGTGTGCTGGCATCCCAGGAGGATCTCCGCACTCTGTTGGCCAAAGCCCTCTCCCAGGGAGAAGTCTGGGCAGCTCTGAACCAGGCCCTGTCCAAGGAGGTCCTGGGTGCCACTGTCACCAAAGCCCTGCCCCAGAGCATGCTGAGCATGGCGCTGGTGAAGGCGCTGTCCTGGAGTGAGCTGCGCCTGACCCTGTCCCGAGCCGTGTCCCGGGGCGAGCTGCGGGCGGAACTCACCAAGGTCATGCAGGGTAAATTGGCCGAGGTGCTTAGCAAGGCTTTGACGGAGGAGGAGTGGGCGGCTCTGAGCCAGGCCCTGTGTCAGGGTGAGCTGGGTGCTCTCCTGAGCCAGTCTTGGTGTCGGGTGGCCCTGAGGACTGGAACCATCCTCCCCAAGGCCGCCTCAAAATCAACAGGAAGCGGGGTGACTAAGACGCTGGCCCTGGTGGAGGTGGCCTGCAGGAGGAGTCCATCGGCCGCATGGGGGCCCTCCCTGGGCCCCGTGAGACCACAGACCAGCAAG GGCCCCGCGGACGCTGGTGTGGTTGGTGGCCAATCGTGGAACCGCGCGTGGGAGCCAGCCaggggtgctgcgtcctgggacACCCGGCGCAACAAGGCAGTGGTGCCTCCCAGGCGGTCCGGGGAGCCGATGGTGTCCATGCAGGCTGCGGAGGAGATCCGTATCCTCGCAGTGATCACTATCCAGGCGGGCATCCGTGGCTACCTGGTGCGTCGCAGGATCCGGCTGTGGCACCGGGGGGCCACGGTCATCCAAGCTACTTGGCGCGGCTGCCGTGTGCGGCGGAACCTGGCACACCTCTGCAGAGCCACCACGACCATCCAGTCTGCCTGGCGCGGCTACAGCACCCGCCGGGACCAAGCCCGGCACCGGCAGATGCTCCACCCCGTCACGTGGGTGGAGCTGGGCAGCCGGGCCGGGGTCATGTCTGACCGAAGCTGGTTCCaggatggcagagccaggacagtATCTGACCATCGCTGCTTCCAGTCCTGCCAGGCACACGCTTGCAGCGTCTGCCACTCCCTGAGCTCCAGGATCGGGAGCCCGCCCAGCGTGGTGATGCTAGTGGGCTCCAGCCCTCGCACCTGTCATACCTGTGGACGCACACAGCCCACCCGCGTGGTGCAGGGCATGGGCCGGGGCGCTGAGGGCCCCGGGGCAGTGTCTTGGGCCTCCGCCTACCAGCGGGCTGCCCTGAGTCCCAGGCAGCCGCATCGCCAGGACAAAGCGGCCACAGCCATCCAGTCCACCTGGAGGGGCTTTAAGATCCGCCAGCAGATGAGGCAGCAGCAAATGGCAGCGAAGATAGTTCAAGCCACCTGGCGAGGCCACCATACCCGGAGCTGTCTGAAGAACACAGAGGCGCTCTTGGGACCAGCAGACCCCTGGGCCAGCTCACGGCACATGCATTGGCCCGGCGTCTAG
- the IQCN gene encoding IQ domain-containing protein N isoform X3 yields the protein MTLQGRADLSRNQGSAAGRPATVHEPVVTPWAVHPPAPAHPSLPDKMEKAPPQPQHEGLKSKKHLPQQPAEAKTASRRVPRLRAVVESQAFKNILVDEMDMMHARAATLIQANWRGYWLRQKLISQMMAAKAIQEAWRRFNKRHILHSSKSLVKKTRAEEGDIPYHAPQQVRFQHPEENRLLSPPIMVNKETQFPSCDNLVLCRPQSSPLLQPPAAQGTPEPCVQAPHAARVRGVAFLPHQMVTIRFPCPVSLDAKCQPCLLTRTIRSTCLIHIEGDSVKTKHVTARTNKAGAPETPLSRRYDQAVTKPSRAQTQGPVKAETPKAPFQICPGPMITKTLLQTYPVVSVTLPQTYPASMMTTTLPKTSPVPKVTITKTPAQMYPGPTVTKTAPHTCPMPTMTKIQVHPTASRTGTPRQTCPATITAKNQPQVSLLASIMNSLPQVCPGPAMAKTPPQMHPVTTSAKNPLQTCLSATMSKASSQRSPVGVTKPSLQTRLAAMITKTPAQLRSVATILKTLCLASPTAANVKAPPQVAVAAGTPNASGSIHENPPKAKAAVNVKQAAKAVKASSASYLAEGRIRCLAQPHPGTGVPRAAAKLPLEAEKIKTGPQEQVKTDMPFKTSVAVEMAGAPSWTKVAEEGDKPPHVYVPVDMAVTLPRGQLAAPLTNASSQRHPPCLSQRLLAAPLTKASSQGHLPTELTKTPSLAHLDTCLSKMHSQTHVATGAMKVQSQAPLATCLTKTQSRGQPITDITTCLIPAHQAADLSSNTHSQVLLTGSKVSNHTCQRLGGLSAPPWAKPEDRQTQPQPHRHVPGKTTQGGPCLAACEVQGMLVPLMAPTRHSTCNVESWGDNGATRAQPSMPGQAVPCQEDTGPADAGVVGGQSWNRAWEPARGAASWDTRRNKAVVPPRRSGEPMVSMQAAEEIRILAVITIQAGIRGYLVRRRIRLWHRGATVIQATWRGCRVRRNLAHLCRATTTIQSAWRGYSTRRDQARHRQMLHPVTWVELGSRAGVMSDRSWFQDGRARTVSDHRCFQSCQAHACSVCHSLSSRIGSPPSVVMLVGSSPRTCHTCGRTQPTRVVQGMGRGAEGPGAVSWASAYQRAALSPRQPHRQDKAATAIQSTWRGFKIRQQMRQQQMAAKIVQATWRGHHTRSCLKNTEALLGPADPWASSRHMHWPGV from the exons GGGGCTATTGGCTCCGGCAGAAGCTGATTTCCCAGATGATGGCGGCCAAGGCCATCCAGGAGGCCTGGCGGCGCTTCAACAAGAGACACATCCTTCACTCCAGCAAGTCGTTGGTAAAGAAAACGAGGGCGGAGGAGGGGGACATACCTTATCACGCCCCGCAGCAGGTGCGCTTCCAGCATCCGGAAGAGAACCGTCTTCTGTCCCCGCCCATCATGGTGAACAAGGAGACCCAGTTCCCTTCCTGTGACAATCTGGTCCTCTGCAGACCCCAGTCGTCCCCCCTCCTGCAGCCCCCAGCAGCTCAAGGTACCCCAGAGCCCTGTGTGCAGGCTCCTCATGCTGCCAGAGTCCGGGGGGTGGCCTTCCTGCCACACCAGATGGTCACCATCAGATTTCCCTGCCCAGTGAGTCTGGACGCAAAATGCCAGCCATGCCTGCTGACCAGAACCATCAGAAGCACCTGCCTCATCCACATAGAGGGTGACTCAGTGAAGACCAAACATGTAACTGCCCGGACCAACAAAGCCGGAGCTCCGGAGACACCATTGTCCAGAAGGTATGACCAGGCAGTTACGAAACCATCCAGAGCCCAAACCCAGGGCCCTGTGAAAGCAGAGACCCCCAAAGCCCCCTTCCAGATATGTCCAGGGCCCATGATCACCAAGACTCTACTCCAGACATATCCAGTGGTCTCCGTGACCCTGCCGCAGACATATCCAGCGTCCATGATGACCACCACCCTACCCAAGACTAGCCCAGTTCCCAAAGTAACAATAACCAAGACCCCAGCCCAGATGTATCCGGGGCCCACAGTGACCAAAACTGCACCTCACACATGCCCCATGCCCACAATGACCAAGATCCAGGTACAccccacagcctccagaactggcaCCCCACGGCAGACATGCCCTGCGACCATCACGGCAAAGAACCAACCTCAGGTTTCCCTTCTGGCTTCCATCATGAACAGCCTGCCCCAGGTATGCCCAGGGCCTGCGATGGCAAAGACGCCACCCCAGATGCACCCGGTCACCACCTCAGCCAAAAACCCATTGCAAACATGTCTGTCAGCCACAATGTCCAAGGCTTCATCCCAGAGGAGCCCAGTTGGGGTGACCAAGCCCTCACTCCAGACTCGCCTGGCAGCCATGATAACCAAGACCCCAGCCCAGTTACGCTCGGTGGCCACCATCCTCAAGACTCTGTGTCTGGCCTCTCCAACAGCGGCAAATGTCAAGGCTCCACCCCAAGTGGCGGTAGCAGCCGGAACTCCCAACGCCTCAGGCTCCATCCATGAGAACCCACCCAAGGCCAAGGCCGCCGTGAATGTGAAGCAGGCTGCAAAGGCGGTGAAAGCCTCGTCCGCCTCCTATTTGGCTGAGGGGAGGATCAGGTGCCTGGCTCAACCACATCCGGGAACTGGGGTCCCCAGGGCTGCAGCTAAGCTTCCTTTGGAAGCTGAGAAAATCAAGACTGGCCCCCAGGAACAGGTGAAAACAGACATGCCATTTAAGACCAGTGTGGCAGTGGAAATGGCTGGGGCTCCATCCTGGACAAAAGTTGCTGAGGAAGGGGACAAGCCACCTCACGTGTATGTGCCTGTAGACATGGCTGTCACCCTGCCCCGGGGACAGCTGGCTGCCCCACTGACCAATGCCTCATCCCAGAGACATCCACCCTGCCTGTCCCAGAGACTGCTGGCCGCCCCGCTGACCAAGGCCTCATCTCAGGGACATCTGCCCACTGAGCTGACCAAGACCCCATCCCTGGCCCATCTGGACACCTGTCTGAGCAAGATGCATTCCCAGACACATGTGGCCACAGGTGCCATGAAGGTCCAATCCCAAGCGCCTCTAGCCACCTGTCTGACCAAGACGCAGTCCCGGGGGCAGCCGATCACAGACATAACCACGTGCCTCATCCCAGCGCACCAGGCTGCTGATCTCAGCAGCAACACCCACTCCCAGGTGCTCCTAACAGGGTCCAAGGTGTCCAACCACACCTGCCAGCGCCTCGGTGGCCTCAGCGCCCCACCCTGGGCCAAGCCAGAGGACAGACAGACCCAGCCACAGCCCCACAGACACGTGCCGGGGAAGACCACTCAGGGGGGACCATGCCTGGCAGCCTGTGAGGTCCAGGGTATGCTGGTGCCGCTGATGGCACCCACCAGACATTCCACATGCAATGTTGAGTCCTGGGGAGACAACGGAGCCACACGTGCCCAGCCATCAATGCCCGGCCAGGCGGTGCCCTGCCAGGAGGACACG GGCCCCGCGGACGCTGGTGTGGTTGGTGGCCAATCGTGGAACCGCGCGTGGGAGCCAGCCaggggtgctgcgtcctgggacACCCGGCGCAACAAGGCAGTGGTGCCTCCCAGGCGGTCCGGGGAGCCGATGGTGTCCATGCAGGCTGCGGAGGAGATCCGTATCCTCGCAGTGATCACTATCCAGGCGGGCATCCGTGGCTACCTGGTGCGTCGCAGGATCCGGCTGTGGCACCGGGGGGCCACGGTCATCCAAGCTACTTGGCGCGGCTGCCGTGTGCGGCGGAACCTGGCACACCTCTGCAGAGCCACCACGACCATCCAGTCTGCCTGGCGCGGCTACAGCACCCGCCGGGACCAAGCCCGGCACCGGCAGATGCTCCACCCCGTCACGTGGGTGGAGCTGGGCAGCCGGGCCGGGGTCATGTCTGACCGAAGCTGGTTCCaggatggcagagccaggacagtATCTGACCATCGCTGCTTCCAGTCCTGCCAGGCACACGCTTGCAGCGTCTGCCACTCCCTGAGCTCCAGGATCGGGAGCCCGCCCAGCGTGGTGATGCTAGTGGGCTCCAGCCCTCGCACCTGTCATACCTGTGGACGCACACAGCCCACCCGCGTGGTGCAGGGCATGGGCCGGGGCGCTGAGGGCCCCGGGGCAGTGTCTTGGGCCTCCGCCTACCAGCGGGCTGCCCTGAGTCCCAGGCAGCCGCATCGCCAGGACAAAGCGGCCACAGCCATCCAGTCCACCTGGAGGGGCTTTAAGATCCGCCAGCAGATGAGGCAGCAGCAAATGGCAGCGAAGATAGTTCAAGCCACCTGGCGAGGCCACCATACCCGGAGCTGTCTGAAGAACACAGAGGCGCTCTTGGGACCAGCAGACCCCTGGGCCAGCTCACGGCACATGCATTGGCCCGGCGTCTAG
- the IQCN gene encoding IQ domain-containing protein N isoform X2: protein MTLQGRADLSRNQGSAAGRPATVHEPVVTPWAVHPPAPAHPSLPDKMEKAPPQPQHEGLKSKKHLPQQPAEAKTASRRVPRLRAVVESQAFKNILVDEMDMMHARAATLIQANWRGYWLRQKLISQMMAAKAIQEAWRRFNKRHILHSSKSLVKKTRAEEGDIPYHAPQQVRFQHPEENRLLSPPIMVNKETQFPSCDNLVLCRPQSSPLLQPPAAQGTPEPCVQAPHAARVRGVAFLPHQMVTIRFPCPVSLDAKCQPCLLTRTIRSTCLIHIEGDSVKTKHVTARTNKAGAPETPLSRRYDQAVTKPSRAQTQGPVKAETPKAPFQICPGPMITKTLLQTYPVVSVTLPQTYPASMMTTTLPKTSPVPKVTITKTPAQMYPGPTVTKTAPHTCPMPTMTKIQVHPTASRTGTPRQTCPATITAKNQPQVSLLASIMNSLPQVCPGPAMAKTPPQMHPVTTSAKNPLQTCLSATMSKASSQRSPVGVTKPSLQTRLAAMITKTPAQLRSVATILKTLCLASPTAANVKAPPQVAVAAGTPNASGSIHENPPKAKAAVNVKQAAKAVKASSASYLAEGRIRCLAQPHPGTGVPRAAAKLPLEAEKIKTGPQEQVKTDMPFKTSVAVEMAGAPSWTKVAEEGDKPPHVYVPVDMAVTLPRGQLAAPLTNASSQRHPPCLSQRLLAAPLTKASSQGHLPTELTKTPSLAHLDTCLSKMHSQTHVATGAMKVQSQAPLATCLTKTQSRGQPITDITTCLIPAHQAADLSSNTHSQVLLTGSKVSNHTCQRLGGLSAPPWAKPEDRQTQPQPHRHVPGKTTQGGPCLAACEVQGMLVPLMAPTRHSTCNVESWGDNGATRAQPSMPGQAVPCQEDTESPWRRQDSYSPQNPAVSHKAPLNSTILQGPADAGVVGGQSWNRAWEPARGAASWDTRRNKAVVPPRRSGEPMVSMQAAEEIRILAVITIQAGIRGYLVRRRIRLWHRGATVIQATWRGCRVRRNLAHLCRATTTIQSAWRGYSTRRDQARHRQMLHPVTWVELGSRAGVMSDRSWFQDGRARTVSDHRCFQSCQAHACSVCHSLSSRIGSPPSVVMLVGSSPRTCHTCGRTQPTRVVQGMGRGAEGPGAVSWASAYQRAALSPRQPHRQDKAATAIQSTWRGFKIRQQMRQQQMAAKIVQATWRGHHTRSCLKNTEALLGPADPWASSRHMHWPGV, encoded by the exons GGGGCTATTGGCTCCGGCAGAAGCTGATTTCCCAGATGATGGCGGCCAAGGCCATCCAGGAGGCCTGGCGGCGCTTCAACAAGAGACACATCCTTCACTCCAGCAAGTCGTTGGTAAAGAAAACGAGGGCGGAGGAGGGGGACATACCTTATCACGCCCCGCAGCAGGTGCGCTTCCAGCATCCGGAAGAGAACCGTCTTCTGTCCCCGCCCATCATGGTGAACAAGGAGACCCAGTTCCCTTCCTGTGACAATCTGGTCCTCTGCAGACCCCAGTCGTCCCCCCTCCTGCAGCCCCCAGCAGCTCAAGGTACCCCAGAGCCCTGTGTGCAGGCTCCTCATGCTGCCAGAGTCCGGGGGGTGGCCTTCCTGCCACACCAGATGGTCACCATCAGATTTCCCTGCCCAGTGAGTCTGGACGCAAAATGCCAGCCATGCCTGCTGACCAGAACCATCAGAAGCACCTGCCTCATCCACATAGAGGGTGACTCAGTGAAGACCAAACATGTAACTGCCCGGACCAACAAAGCCGGAGCTCCGGAGACACCATTGTCCAGAAGGTATGACCAGGCAGTTACGAAACCATCCAGAGCCCAAACCCAGGGCCCTGTGAAAGCAGAGACCCCCAAAGCCCCCTTCCAGATATGTCCAGGGCCCATGATCACCAAGACTCTACTCCAGACATATCCAGTGGTCTCCGTGACCCTGCCGCAGACATATCCAGCGTCCATGATGACCACCACCCTACCCAAGACTAGCCCAGTTCCCAAAGTAACAATAACCAAGACCCCAGCCCAGATGTATCCGGGGCCCACAGTGACCAAAACTGCACCTCACACATGCCCCATGCCCACAATGACCAAGATCCAGGTACAccccacagcctccagaactggcaCCCCACGGCAGACATGCCCTGCGACCATCACGGCAAAGAACCAACCTCAGGTTTCCCTTCTGGCTTCCATCATGAACAGCCTGCCCCAGGTATGCCCAGGGCCTGCGATGGCAAAGACGCCACCCCAGATGCACCCGGTCACCACCTCAGCCAAAAACCCATTGCAAACATGTCTGTCAGCCACAATGTCCAAGGCTTCATCCCAGAGGAGCCCAGTTGGGGTGACCAAGCCCTCACTCCAGACTCGCCTGGCAGCCATGATAACCAAGACCCCAGCCCAGTTACGCTCGGTGGCCACCATCCTCAAGACTCTGTGTCTGGCCTCTCCAACAGCGGCAAATGTCAAGGCTCCACCCCAAGTGGCGGTAGCAGCCGGAACTCCCAACGCCTCAGGCTCCATCCATGAGAACCCACCCAAGGCCAAGGCCGCCGTGAATGTGAAGCAGGCTGCAAAGGCGGTGAAAGCCTCGTCCGCCTCCTATTTGGCTGAGGGGAGGATCAGGTGCCTGGCTCAACCACATCCGGGAACTGGGGTCCCCAGGGCTGCAGCTAAGCTTCCTTTGGAAGCTGAGAAAATCAAGACTGGCCCCCAGGAACAGGTGAAAACAGACATGCCATTTAAGACCAGTGTGGCAGTGGAAATGGCTGGGGCTCCATCCTGGACAAAAGTTGCTGAGGAAGGGGACAAGCCACCTCACGTGTATGTGCCTGTAGACATGGCTGTCACCCTGCCCCGGGGACAGCTGGCTGCCCCACTGACCAATGCCTCATCCCAGAGACATCCACCCTGCCTGTCCCAGAGACTGCTGGCCGCCCCGCTGACCAAGGCCTCATCTCAGGGACATCTGCCCACTGAGCTGACCAAGACCCCATCCCTGGCCCATCTGGACACCTGTCTGAGCAAGATGCATTCCCAGACACATGTGGCCACAGGTGCCATGAAGGTCCAATCCCAAGCGCCTCTAGCCACCTGTCTGACCAAGACGCAGTCCCGGGGGCAGCCGATCACAGACATAACCACGTGCCTCATCCCAGCGCACCAGGCTGCTGATCTCAGCAGCAACACCCACTCCCAGGTGCTCCTAACAGGGTCCAAGGTGTCCAACCACACCTGCCAGCGCCTCGGTGGCCTCAGCGCCCCACCCTGGGCCAAGCCAGAGGACAGACAGACCCAGCCACAGCCCCACAGACACGTGCCGGGGAAGACCACTCAGGGGGGACCATGCCTGGCAGCCTGTGAGGTCCAGGGTATGCTGGTGCCGCTGATGGCACCCACCAGACATTCCACATGCAATGTTGAGTCCTGGGGAGACAACGGAGCCACACGTGCCCAGCCATCAATGCCCGGCCAGGCGGTGCCCTGCCAGGAGGACACG GAGTCACCGTGGAGACGGCAGGACTCCTATAGCCCCCAGAATCCTGCCGTTAGTCACAAGGCGCCCCTGAACTCCACTATACTCCAGGGCCCCGCGGACGCTGGTGTGGTTGGTGGCCAATCGTGGAACCGCGCGTGGGAGCCAGCCaggggtgctgcgtcctgggacACCCGGCGCAACAAGGCAGTGGTGCCTCCCAGGCGGTCCGGGGAGCCGATGGTGTCCATGCAGGCTGCGGAGGAGATCCGTATCCTCGCAGTGATCACTATCCAGGCGGGCATCCGTGGCTACCTGGTGCGTCGCAGGATCCGGCTGTGGCACCGGGGGGCCACGGTCATCCAAGCTACTTGGCGCGGCTGCCGTGTGCGGCGGAACCTGGCACACCTCTGCAGAGCCACCACGACCATCCAGTCTGCCTGGCGCGGCTACAGCACCCGCCGGGACCAAGCCCGGCACCGGCAGATGCTCCACCCCGTCACGTGGGTGGAGCTGGGCAGCCGGGCCGGGGTCATGTCTGACCGAAGCTGGTTCCaggatggcagagccaggacagtATCTGACCATCGCTGCTTCCAGTCCTGCCAGGCACACGCTTGCAGCGTCTGCCACTCCCTGAGCTCCAGGATCGGGAGCCCGCCCAGCGTGGTGATGCTAGTGGGCTCCAGCCCTCGCACCTGTCATACCTGTGGACGCACACAGCCCACCCGCGTGGTGCAGGGCATGGGCCGGGGCGCTGAGGGCCCCGGGGCAGTGTCTTGGGCCTCCGCCTACCAGCGGGCTGCCCTGAGTCCCAGGCAGCCGCATCGCCAGGACAAAGCGGCCACAGCCATCCAGTCCACCTGGAGGGGCTTTAAGATCCGCCAGCAGATGAGGCAGCAGCAAATGGCAGCGAAGATAGTTCAAGCCACCTGGCGAGGCCACCATACCCGGAGCTGTCTGAAGAACACAGAGGCGCTCTTGGGACCAGCAGACCCCTGGGCCAGCTCACGGCACATGCATTGGCCCGGCGTCTAG